The Desulfoscipio gibsoniae DSM 7213 genome contains a region encoding:
- a CDS encoding Cof-type HAD-IIB family hydrolase, which translates to MSKRKYKLLAVDLDDTMLNSRLMVPKGSRRAVEQAREAGVRVTLATGRMFCSALPFARELGVQEYLMTYQGALVKHAVTGDVLFHRPVPFDLALEVIELVNRYGYHINIYVDDIPYIARQTKESELYTAISRIPMEEVGDLTAFLRERKQDPTKIVVVTREELIDSLLAEVRPLFGDKLHITKSKPHFLEFSHPLGNKGDALTAIAEHYGVAREEIIAVGDGYNDLEMIDYAGLGVVVGNARPEIRERADYVCRTNDECGVAEVVEKFILAES; encoded by the coding sequence TTGAGTAAACGCAAATATAAATTGTTAGCTGTTGACCTGGATGATACTATGCTGAATTCCCGTTTAATGGTGCCCAAAGGTTCACGCCGGGCAGTTGAGCAGGCTCGGGAGGCGGGGGTGCGGGTAACTCTGGCTACGGGCCGGATGTTTTGCTCGGCGCTGCCCTTTGCCCGGGAGTTGGGAGTGCAGGAGTATTTAATGACTTACCAGGGGGCCCTGGTGAAACATGCCGTGACCGGTGATGTTTTATTCCACCGGCCGGTACCTTTTGATCTGGCACTGGAGGTTATTGAACTGGTGAACCGTTATGGCTATCATATTAATATTTACGTGGATGACATTCCCTACATAGCACGGCAAACCAAGGAAAGCGAGCTGTACACAGCCATTTCCCGCATTCCCATGGAAGAGGTGGGGGATTTGACGGCTTTTCTACGGGAGCGGAAGCAGGACCCCACCAAGATAGTGGTGGTTACCCGGGAGGAGTTAATTGATAGCCTGCTGGCTGAGGTGCGGCCCTTGTTCGGGGATAAATTGCATATTACCAAGTCTAAACCTCACTTTCTGGAGTTTTCCCACCCGCTGGGAAACAAGGGGGATGCTTTGACTGCAATTGCCGAGCATTATGGCGTAGCCAGGGAGGAGATTATTGCGGTGGGGGACGGCTATAACGACCTGGAAATGATTGATTATGCCGGGTTAGGTGTGGTGGTGGGCAATGCCCGCCCGGAAATCAGGGAGCGGGCTGATTACGTCTGCCGCACCAATGATGAGTGCGGAGTGGCTGAGGTGGTGGAGAAGTTTATTTTAGCTGAATCTTGA
- the rapZ gene encoding RNase adapter RapZ: MVIVTGLSGAGKSQALRCLEDMGYFCVDNLPPTLIPKFAELCAQTDRGINNIALVVDIRGGEFFQALSEVLEQLEQCDIAYEILFLEASDEVLVRRYKESRRRHPLGTHGEVLRNIREERVLLEEIRGRADKIIDTSNLKPQQLKGKLVDLFGSDGASYQLLITVISFGFKYGIPLDSDLVIDVRFLPNPYYDPAMRPLSGNDPVVRDFVFNSPVTTKFMNKFTDLVEFLIPCYIDEGKTTLMIAIGCTGGMHRSVALANHLGEILRGKEYRVTVSHRDIGRVG; this comes from the coding sequence ATGGTTATCGTCACCGGGCTGTCCGGTGCCGGGAAAAGCCAGGCCTTGCGCTGCCTGGAGGATATGGGTTATTTTTGTGTGGATAATTTGCCGCCCACCTTAATCCCCAAATTTGCCGAACTTTGTGCACAAACTGACCGGGGGATTAATAATATAGCGTTAGTGGTAGATATACGAGGTGGGGAGTTTTTTCAGGCACTTTCCGAAGTGCTGGAGCAGCTGGAACAATGTGACATTGCCTACGAGATACTTTTTCTGGAAGCATCGGATGAGGTGCTGGTAAGGCGATATAAAGAATCGCGCCGCCGCCATCCCCTTGGTACTCACGGCGAAGTGCTGCGCAACATTCGGGAGGAACGGGTGTTGTTGGAGGAAATCAGGGGCCGTGCTGACAAAATCATTGATACCTCAAATTTAAAGCCTCAGCAGCTCAAAGGTAAGCTGGTAGACTTGTTCGGCAGCGACGGGGCTAGTTACCAGCTGCTGATTACCGTTATTTCATTTGGTTTTAAATATGGTATTCCTCTGGATAGTGACCTGGTAATTGATGTACGTTTCCTGCCCAACCCCTATTATGACCCGGCTATGCGGCCGTTGTCCGGTAATGATCCGGTTGTGCGTGATTTTGTATTTAACTCGCCGGTTACTACCAAATTTATGAATAAATTTACCGACCTGGTGGAGTTTCTCATCCCCTGCTATATCGATGAAGGCAAAACCACATTAATGATCGCCATCGGCTGCACCGGCGGCATGCACCGCTCCGTGGCCCTGGCCAACCATTTGGGGGAGATACTGCGGGGTAAGGAATACCGGGTTACGGTAAGTCACCGGGATATTGGCCGGGTAGGGTAG
- the uvrC gene encoding excinuclease ABC subunit UvrC, with protein MREKLAQLPESPGVYLFRDGGGQIIYVGKAVSLKNRVRSYFSAVAERQAKVRAMMERARDFEYITTDSEVEALILESNLIKEHRPRYNVFLKDDKSYPYIKVTTNEQFPRVFITRRVVKDGARYFGPYTQVGAVHETLRLLKRIFPLRTCKQRVLAPRSRPCLNQHIKRCLGPCCGLVTPEEYRKVVDGVVLFMEGKQEDLVRELRRRMEEAAENLEFERAAELRDQLQAVEKVMERQKIVAADLNDRDVLAMARGQDEACVMVFFVRGGKLIGREHFLVGGTGDMGRDEVLTGFIKQYYLQAEFIPREVLVENVLSGEVEVLEHWLSEKRGGRVYLARPRRGDKKQLVDLAGRNALLVLQEVETGRAARKDDLRKALEQLADVLGLKGPPLRLECYDISNTQGAEPVASMVVFEEGKPAPQQYRRFKIKTVTGPDDFASMREVLSRRLARGREERELVNTGQMSSRDAKFHRLPDLLVVDGGKGQLSSAVAAMEEQGFGHLPVCGLAKEEELVFLPGRSEPVRLLEGSPALQMLQRLRDEAHRFAVTYHRQLRGKRNLKSMLEEIDGIGAVRRRELLKAFGSVEKIRAAELDDLAAVPGMNHRAARAVYDFFRD; from the coding sequence GTGCGGGAGAAGCTGGCTCAGCTGCCCGAGAGCCCGGGGGTGTATTTGTTTCGGGATGGCGGGGGGCAGATTATATATGTGGGCAAGGCGGTGTCGTTGAAGAACCGTGTACGGTCTTACTTCAGCGCTGTGGCGGAGCGCCAGGCCAAGGTGCGGGCCATGATGGAGCGGGCCAGGGATTTTGAGTATATTACCACCGATTCCGAGGTTGAGGCACTGATCCTGGAGTCCAATTTAATCAAAGAGCATCGCCCCCGCTACAATGTTTTTCTCAAGGACGACAAAAGTTATCCTTATATAAAGGTAACCACCAATGAACAATTTCCCAGAGTGTTTATTACCCGGCGGGTGGTCAAGGACGGGGCCCGATATTTTGGTCCCTATACTCAGGTGGGCGCGGTGCATGAAACACTACGCCTGTTGAAGCGCATTTTTCCATTGCGCACGTGCAAACAGCGGGTGCTGGCCCCGCGCAGCCGGCCTTGCCTCAACCAGCATATCAAGCGGTGCCTGGGACCCTGTTGCGGGCTGGTAACCCCGGAGGAATACCGCAAGGTGGTGGACGGGGTGGTGCTGTTTATGGAGGGCAAGCAGGAGGATTTGGTGCGGGAGCTGCGCCGGCGTATGGAAGAGGCGGCGGAAAACCTGGAGTTTGAGCGGGCCGCGGAACTGCGGGATCAGCTGCAGGCTGTGGAAAAGGTGATGGAGCGGCAAAAGATAGTGGCTGCCGACTTAAATGATCGAGACGTGCTGGCCATGGCCCGAGGGCAGGACGAAGCCTGCGTGATGGTGTTCTTTGTGCGGGGTGGCAAACTCATCGGGCGGGAACATTTTTTAGTGGGCGGCACAGGGGATATGGGGCGGGATGAGGTGCTTACAGGTTTCATTAAGCAATATTACCTGCAGGCCGAGTTTATCCCCCGGGAAGTGCTGGTGGAAAATGTTTTGAGCGGGGAAGTTGAGGTGCTGGAACATTGGCTCTCTGAGAAGCGGGGCGGGAGGGTTTACCTGGCCCGGCCCCGGCGGGGGGATAAAAAGCAGCTGGTGGATCTGGCGGGCCGCAATGCCCTGCTGGTGTTGCAGGAAGTGGAGACCGGACGGGCGGCACGCAAGGATGACTTGCGGAAGGCTCTGGAACAGTTGGCTGACGTTCTGGGCTTAAAGGGGCCGCCCCTGCGTTTGGAATGCTACGATATCTCCAATACCCAGGGCGCGGAACCGGTGGCTTCCATGGTGGTATTCGAGGAAGGCAAACCGGCACCCCAGCAGTATCGCCGGTTTAAGATAAAAACCGTCACCGGGCCGGATGATTTTGCCTCAATGCGGGAGGTGCTCAGCCGCCGCCTGGCCCGGGGGCGGGAGGAACGGGAGCTGGTGAACACCGGGCAGATGTCGAGCCGGGACGCCAAGTTTCACCGGCTTCCCGATTTGTTGGTGGTGGACGGCGGCAAGGGGCAGCTTTCTTCGGCGGTGGCGGCCATGGAGGAGCAGGGCTTCGGGCATCTACCCGTTTGCGGGCTGGCCAAGGAGGAAGAATTGGTGTTTCTGCCGGGCCGGTCAGAGCCTGTGCGCTTGCTCGAAGGTTCTCCGGCTCTGCAAATGTTGCAGCGGCTGAGGGACGAAGCGCACCGGTTTGCCGTGACTTACCACCGCCAGCTACGGGGCAAGCGTAATCTCAAGTCCATGCTGGAAGAAATTGATGGTATCGGTGCGGTACGCCGCCGGGAGCTGCTTAAAGCTTTCGGTTCTGTGGAAAAAATCCGGGCAGCCGAATTGGATGATCTGGCCGCGGTACCGGGTATGAATCACCGGGCGGCCCGGGCGGTGTATGATTTTTTTCGAGACTGA
- a CDS encoding PHP domain-containing protein, protein MQLFADWHVHTHYSDGHATPEEMVAAAVRRGLTEVAITDHGPRGMFIGVRNAGVYREIKEQAARLSELYPVRVLVGAEANVISLRGEIDVPEAVINELDILIAGLHPQVWCRPWWETLTWILPNRIGKTIRWVREKMREANTMALVAAVRNNPLTFISHPDLVMDVDLDEVARACAAAGCAMEINTGHHYNRDNVVQAALRWGAKLVVNSDAHFPSTVGELSTGIQLLDKYRVPPEKVLNARPVEPKSGSGYLPGAAGLPGRLVPPVS, encoded by the coding sequence ATGCAGCTGTTTGCTGATTGGCATGTGCATACCCACTACAGCGACGGGCACGCCACGCCGGAGGAAATGGTGGCGGCGGCGGTCCGGCGCGGCCTGACAGAGGTAGCGATTACCGATCATGGTCCCCGGGGCATGTTTATCGGTGTTCGAAATGCCGGGGTATACCGGGAGATTAAGGAGCAGGCGGCCCGGCTATCTGAGCTTTACCCGGTACGGGTGCTGGTGGGCGCCGAAGCGAATGTGATCAGCCTGCGTGGTGAGATCGATGTGCCGGAGGCCGTAATTAATGAACTGGACATACTGATTGCCGGTCTGCATCCCCAGGTGTGGTGCCGGCCCTGGTGGGAAACGCTGACCTGGATATTGCCCAACCGGATAGGCAAAACGATCAGATGGGTGCGAGAAAAGATGCGCGAGGCCAATACCATGGCACTGGTGGCCGCGGTGCGCAATAACCCGCTGACTTTTATCTCTCACCCTGATTTGGTGATGGATGTGGATCTGGACGAGGTAGCCAGGGCTTGTGCCGCCGCCGGCTGTGCCATGGAGATAAACACCGGTCACCATTATAACCGGGATAATGTGGTGCAGGCCGCGCTGCGCTGGGGGGCAAAGCTGGTGGTGAACAGCGACGCTCATTTTCCCTCAACAGTGGGTGAGCTGTCCACCGGTATCCAGTTATTGGACAAGTACCGGGTGCCCCCCGAAAAGGTACTAAATGCCCGCCCGGTTGAGCCAAAATCAGGGTCGGGGTATCTGCCTGGTGCTGCCGGATTGCCCGGGCGACTGGTACCTCCGGTATCGTGA
- a CDS encoding transposase: MPRQPRLHLPGAFYHVMARGNRKQYIFKEKEDYITYLRLMRHYSQRYNVEVHGYALMPNHVHMLLKMGETPLAKFMQGLQQTYTQYFNKEQQLVGHVFQGRYKSIYVDTDEYLLDLIRYIHLNPVKAGLVDEPTKYTWSSCKSYFYNVQSFIKTGFIKQLLAAYGGTVIDDYQLMSESIPRPESSAEAGQFSARVLKETVEVSSPEKCPRHPSMLQHSLEDIMDRLCLDLDVQPELVLGTGRGSRAVLARRLFAYLACRQAGHRLRDVARYLGCSEVTTSKSVKWVEQHKGSGLNFLKLTT, encoded by the coding sequence ATGCCCCGTCAACCGAGGTTGCATTTGCCGGGGGCTTTTTATCATGTGATGGCCCGCGGCAACCGTAAACAGTATATATTCAAAGAAAAAGAGGATTATATAACGTACCTGCGGTTAATGCGTCATTATAGCCAGCGCTACAATGTTGAGGTGCACGGGTACGCGTTGATGCCCAATCACGTACACATGTTATTAAAGATGGGCGAAACTCCGCTTGCTAAATTTATGCAAGGGCTGCAGCAGACCTATACACAGTATTTCAACAAAGAGCAGCAGTTGGTGGGACATGTGTTTCAGGGGCGTTACAAAAGCATTTATGTAGACACAGACGAATACTTGTTGGATTTGATCCGTTATATTCATTTGAACCCGGTAAAGGCCGGTTTGGTAGACGAGCCCACAAAGTATACTTGGTCCAGTTGCAAAAGCTATTTTTACAATGTACAATCTTTTATTAAAACGGGCTTCATCAAACAGCTATTGGCTGCATACGGTGGAACGGTAATCGATGATTACCAGCTGATGTCTGAATCCATTCCCCGCCCGGAAAGCTCTGCCGAGGCCGGGCAATTCAGCGCTAGGGTACTCAAAGAAACCGTGGAGGTTTCATCCCCGGAGAAATGTCCCAGGCACCCATCTATGTTGCAGCACAGCTTGGAGGACATCATGGACCGGCTATGCCTTGATCTGGATGTGCAACCTGAGCTGGTTTTGGGGACCGGCCGGGGGAGCCGGGCGGTACTAGCCCGTCGGTTGTTTGCCTACCTAGCCTGTCGCCAGGCGGGCCATCGTCTGCGGGACGTTGCGAGGTACCTAGGTTGCAGTGAAGTAACCACTTCTAAATCCGTTAAATGGGTGGAACAGCATAAGGGGTCAGGCTTAAACTTTCTTAAATTAACTACATAA
- a CDS encoding acyl CoA:acetate/3-ketoacid CoA transferase, with the protein MPKVIRSDEVGNYIKDGAVIYSPGFGLAGFAEEVAVGIRQSFQETGHPRDLTLYYATANGNFKDRGVAHYALEGLLKRLVGGHFAVPGPAIQKLIMENKVEAYNLPQGIFVTMCRNIASKRPGIITKVGLGTFVDPRIDGGKLNQKAKESDDLVEIIQLDNEEWLYYKLPKLDVALVRGSVADERGNINDYREGLVVDGLSAAMAAKASGGIVIAQVEHIVQAGTLNPKQVIIPGILVDYLVVAKPEWHYQTKGTYFNPAFTGELKLTVDSIKPMELNERKVVCRRAAMELSPNIVVNLGFGMPDAISNVCAEEKVSEHLYLTTEAGAIGGIPARHLDFGHAVNADCIIETGYQFDFYDGGGLDIGFLGLGEVDRFGNVNVSKLGGRPIGCGGFINITQNAKKIVFCGTFTNGAVLEAANGKLNIVQEGKRKKFVTDVEQITFSGKYAAAIGQPVLYVTERAVFRLTQEGLELIEIAPGVNLENDILRHMDFKPIVKNVKLMPRGIFEKNWGGLAKILKSRSKQKKLNILSGTVKTKASNY; encoded by the coding sequence ATGCCTAAAGTTATCAGATCAGATGAAGTAGGAAATTATATTAAAGATGGTGCTGTAATTTATTCACCTGGCTTCGGGTTAGCGGGCTTCGCGGAAGAAGTAGCTGTCGGCATTAGACAAAGTTTCCAGGAAACAGGCCATCCTCGCGATTTGACACTTTATTACGCTACAGCTAATGGCAATTTCAAAGACCGTGGCGTAGCTCATTACGCCCTTGAAGGACTGCTAAAAAGATTGGTAGGGGGACACTTTGCGGTTCCCGGTCCCGCCATACAAAAGCTCATCATGGAGAATAAGGTGGAAGCCTATAATTTGCCCCAGGGCATATTTGTTACCATGTGTCGTAACATAGCCAGTAAGCGACCGGGGATCATTACAAAGGTCGGATTGGGTACTTTTGTTGATCCCCGGATAGACGGGGGTAAGCTCAACCAAAAAGCCAAGGAAAGCGACGATCTTGTTGAAATCATTCAGCTTGACAACGAGGAGTGGCTCTATTACAAACTCCCGAAACTCGACGTTGCTCTTGTCCGGGGTTCGGTGGCGGACGAACGCGGTAATATCAACGATTATCGTGAAGGCTTAGTTGTAGATGGTTTATCTGCGGCCATGGCAGCCAAAGCTAGTGGCGGTATTGTTATAGCTCAGGTGGAACATATAGTGCAAGCGGGAACGCTAAACCCCAAGCAAGTAATTATTCCGGGAATACTTGTTGATTACCTGGTCGTTGCCAAGCCGGAGTGGCATTATCAAACCAAGGGTACTTATTTTAACCCGGCCTTTACCGGCGAACTGAAACTTACTGTTGATTCGATCAAACCAATGGAACTAAATGAGCGGAAAGTCGTTTGCAGAAGAGCCGCTATGGAATTATCCCCTAATATTGTTGTTAACCTGGGGTTTGGAATGCCGGATGCTATTTCCAATGTGTGCGCGGAGGAAAAGGTTTCGGAACATTTGTACCTGACCACAGAAGCGGGCGCAATTGGCGGCATACCAGCGCGACATCTTGATTTTGGTCATGCCGTTAATGCCGATTGTATTATTGAAACGGGTTATCAATTTGATTTTTATGACGGGGGCGGGCTTGATATAGGATTTCTAGGTTTAGGTGAGGTCGACCGTTTTGGTAATGTCAACGTCAGCAAGCTCGGTGGGCGACCGATTGGCTGCGGCGGATTTATCAACATAACACAAAACGCTAAAAAAATAGTGTTTTGCGGGACGTTTACTAACGGAGCTGTTTTGGAGGCTGCGAATGGGAAACTAAATATTGTGCAAGAGGGAAAAAGGAAAAAGTTTGTAACAGATGTAGAACAAATAACCTTTAGCGGAAAGTATGCCGCTGCTATTGGCCAGCCGGTTTTATATGTAACCGAAAGAGCTGTTTTCCGGCTTACGCAGGAAGGACTGGAATTAATTGAAATTGCTCCGGGAGTTAATCTGGAAAATGACATTTTAAGGCACATGGATTTTAAACCCATTGTTAAAAATGTTAAATTAATGCCCCGTGGAATTTTTGAGAAAAACTGGGGTGGTTTGGCTAAAATACTTAAATCCCGTAGCAAGCAAAAAAAGCTAAATATTTTATCGGGCACCGTAAAGACCAAGGCCAGCAACTATTAA
- a CDS encoding gluconeogenesis factor YvcK family protein has product MTKWLYPGMFIKRWLFLALLGGMLLSAGVVLAIFSFSPVTVSLWERLFNTITSQSRLQLPGLVFMAAGAALLVYGLRRALHSVVNAVMPGGDRLVDVIYNRRCLERGPRVVVIGGGTGIPVLLRGLKQYTGNLTAIVTVADDGGSSGRLRGDLGILPPGDIRNCLVALADREPLMEELLQYRFAAGELKGHNLGNLLLAALCGISGGFDRAVRGLSRVLAVRGQVFPATLADVRLCAEMEDGTVVCGESKIPKSGKKIRRVFLDPGNCRPTEEALKAIWEADAIIMGPGSLYTSILPGLLVQGIPEAIARSRAAKIYVCNVMTQPGETDGYPASRHLQAIIEHAGAIIDYIVVNTASVPNRLAGRYRKEGAAPVEADLEVIQELGVTPVTGKLLQEGEVVRHHPDRLAHLLINLVYGERRHPDRVVYINNYLQPKKGNSGLESAMCRKGNQGGGTGFKK; this is encoded by the coding sequence ATGACTAAATGGCTGTACCCGGGCATGTTTATCAAGCGCTGGCTCTTCCTGGCACTGCTGGGGGGGATGCTGCTATCAGCCGGTGTTGTGCTAGCGATATTTTCTTTTTCCCCGGTCACGGTATCGCTGTGGGAAAGGCTGTTCAATACTATCACGAGCCAAAGCCGTTTGCAGTTACCCGGCCTTGTTTTTATGGCCGCCGGGGCTGCTTTACTGGTATATGGGCTGCGCCGGGCCTTGCATTCAGTGGTTAACGCCGTTATGCCCGGCGGAGACAGGCTGGTGGATGTGATCTATAACCGGCGCTGCCTGGAGAGGGGACCACGGGTGGTGGTCATCGGCGGCGGCACGGGTATTCCGGTTTTATTGCGCGGCCTTAAGCAATACACCGGCAATCTGACGGCCATTGTCACAGTGGCCGACGATGGCGGCAGCTCGGGCCGGCTGCGTGGCGATTTGGGTATACTGCCCCCCGGCGATATCCGTAATTGCCTGGTGGCTCTAGCCGACCGGGAACCGCTGATGGAGGAGTTGCTGCAGTATCGTTTTGCTGCGGGGGAGCTCAAGGGGCATAATTTGGGCAATCTTTTGCTTGCCGCCCTGTGTGGAATTAGCGGCGGCTTTGACCGGGCAGTCCGCGGTCTCAGCCGGGTGCTGGCGGTGCGGGGTCAAGTTTTTCCGGCTACCTTGGCTGATGTCCGGTTGTGTGCGGAAATGGAAGACGGTACAGTGGTTTGCGGGGAATCCAAGATACCTAAAAGCGGTAAGAAGATCAGGCGTGTATTTTTAGATCCGGGTAACTGCCGTCCTACGGAGGAGGCTTTGAAAGCTATCTGGGAGGCCGATGCAATTATTATGGGGCCGGGGAGCCTTTATACCAGCATTCTACCGGGGCTTTTGGTGCAGGGTATTCCCGAGGCCATAGCCAGGTCCAGGGCCGCGAAAATTTATGTATGCAATGTCATGACCCAGCCCGGCGAAACCGACGGCTACCCGGCCTCCCGCCACTTACAGGCTATCATTGAACACGCCGGTGCAATAATTGATTATATAGTGGTTAACACGGCAAGCGTACCGAACCGGTTGGCGGGACGGTATCGCAAAGAGGGTGCCGCGCCGGTTGAGGCAGATCTTGAAGTTATTCAAGAACTTGGGGTAACACCTGTTACCGGCAAGCTGCTGCAGGAGGGTGAAGTGGTGCGCCATCACCCCGACAGGCTGGCTCATTTGCTTATCAATCTAGTATATGGTGAGCGTCGCCATCCGGATCGGGTGGTTTATATAAACAATTATCTTCAGCCCAAAAAGGGCAATAGCGGGTTGGAAAGTGCGATGTGCCGTAAAGGCAATCAGGGGGGCGGAACTGGGTTTAAAAAATAA